A single window of Kitasatospora sp. HUAS MG31 DNA harbors:
- a CDS encoding homogentisate 1,2-dioxygenase — protein MAHYRQLGDIPPKRHTQHRNPEGGLYYEELMGEEGFFSDSSLLYHRGIPSAIVDARPWELPDLTTTPNLPLIPRHLKLHTLSEGEEWKDTDVVTGRRLVLGNADVRISYAVAGAPSELYRNGLGDECVYVESGAATVETVFGSLVVGQGDYVIIPRATTHRWVPSGDEPLRAYCIEANSHITPPKRYLSRFGQLLEHAPYCERDLRGPVGPLVVDGTDVDILVKHRGPQGVVGTRYTVPHHPFDVVGWDGCLYPYAFNISDFEPITGRIHQPPPVHQVFEGNNFVICNFVPRKVDYHPLSIPVPYYHSNVDSDEVMFYCGGDYEARKGSGIGQGSISLHPGGHTHGPQPGAYERSIGAEFFDELAVMVDTFRPLELGEAATASEDANYAWSWSGGRGPAR, from the coding sequence ATGGCGCACTACCGGCAGCTGGGCGACATCCCGCCCAAGCGGCACACCCAGCACCGCAACCCCGAAGGGGGGCTGTACTACGAGGAGTTGATGGGCGAGGAGGGCTTCTTCTCGGACTCCTCGCTGCTCTACCACCGGGGCATCCCGTCGGCGATCGTGGACGCCCGTCCGTGGGAGCTGCCGGACCTCACCACCACGCCCAACCTCCCGCTGATCCCCCGCCACCTGAAGCTGCACACCCTCTCCGAGGGCGAGGAGTGGAAGGACACCGACGTGGTCACCGGGCGCCGCCTGGTGCTCGGCAACGCGGACGTGCGCATCTCGTACGCCGTCGCCGGGGCCCCGAGCGAGCTGTACCGCAACGGGCTCGGCGACGAGTGCGTGTACGTGGAGTCCGGCGCGGCCACCGTCGAGACCGTGTTCGGTTCGCTGGTGGTCGGCCAGGGGGACTACGTGATCATCCCCCGGGCCACCACCCACCGCTGGGTGCCCTCCGGGGACGAGCCGCTGCGCGCCTACTGCATCGAGGCCAACAGCCACATCACCCCGCCCAAGCGGTACCTGTCGCGGTTCGGCCAGCTGCTGGAGCACGCGCCGTACTGCGAGCGGGACCTGCGCGGGCCGGTCGGGCCGCTGGTGGTGGACGGCACCGACGTGGACATCCTGGTCAAGCACCGCGGCCCGCAGGGCGTGGTGGGCACCCGGTACACCGTGCCGCACCACCCGTTCGACGTGGTCGGCTGGGACGGCTGCCTGTACCCGTACGCGTTCAACATCAGCGACTTCGAGCCGATCACCGGGCGGATCCACCAGCCGCCGCCGGTGCACCAGGTCTTCGAGGGCAACAACTTCGTGATCTGCAACTTCGTGCCCCGCAAGGTCGACTACCACCCGCTGTCGATCCCGGTGCCGTACTACCACTCCAACGTGGACAGCGACGAGGTCATGTTCTACTGCGGGGGCGACTACGAGGCCCGCAAGGGCTCCGGCATCGGCCAGGGCTCGATCTCGCTGCACCCCGGCGGGCACACCCACGGCCCGCAGCCGGGCGCGTACGAGCGCTCGATCGGCGCGGAGTTCTTCGACGAGCTGGCGGTGATGGTGGACACCTTCCGCCCGCTGGAGCTCGGCGAGGCCGCCACCGCCAGCGAGGACGCGAACTACGCCTGGTCCTGGTCCGGCGGGCGGGGACCGGCCCGATGA
- the hppD gene encoding 4-hydroxyphenylpyruvate dioxygenase yields the protein MTANAVELTPDELEAGLDAEQLRTLVGLVEHDASTDPFPVNAQDAVVFVVGNATQTAQFYQAVFGMELVAYSGPETGRRDRKSFVLRSGSCRFVIKGGVLPDSPLLDHHRRHGDGVVDLALEVPDVDRCIEHARTQGATVLEEPNDVSDEHGTVRRAAIATYGETRHTLIDRSRYHGPYLPGYVAAESKVVRPEGAPKRLFQALDHAVGNVELGRMDEWVSFYNRVMGFVNMAEFVGDDIATEYSALMSKVVASGNHRVKFPLNEPAIAKKKSQIDEYLEFYTGPGCQHMALATNDILTTVDILRARGVEFLNTPDSYYDDPELRERIGKVRVPIEELKKRGILVDRDEDGYLLQIFTKPIGDRPTVFYEFIERHGSLGFGKGNFKALFEAIEREQDRRGNL from the coding sequence ATGACCGCCAACGCCGTTGAACTCACCCCCGACGAGCTGGAGGCCGGCCTCGACGCCGAGCAGCTCCGCACCCTCGTGGGCCTGGTCGAGCACGACGCGTCGACCGACCCGTTCCCGGTCAACGCCCAGGACGCGGTGGTCTTCGTCGTCGGCAACGCCACCCAGACGGCGCAGTTCTACCAGGCCGTCTTCGGCATGGAGCTGGTCGCCTACTCCGGCCCGGAGACCGGCCGCCGGGACCGCAAGTCCTTCGTGCTGCGCTCCGGCTCCTGCCGCTTCGTGATCAAGGGCGGTGTGCTGCCGGACAGCCCGCTGCTCGACCACCACCGCCGCCACGGCGACGGCGTGGTCGACCTGGCGCTGGAGGTCCCGGACGTGGACCGGTGCATCGAGCACGCCCGCACCCAGGGCGCCACCGTGCTGGAGGAGCCGAACGACGTCTCCGACGAGCACGGCACCGTCCGCCGCGCCGCCATCGCCACCTACGGCGAGACCCGGCACACCCTGATCGACCGCTCCCGCTACCACGGCCCCTACCTGCCGGGCTACGTGGCCGCCGAGTCCAAGGTGGTCCGCCCCGAGGGTGCCCCGAAGCGCCTCTTCCAGGCGCTGGACCACGCGGTCGGCAACGTCGAGCTGGGCCGGATGGACGAGTGGGTCTCGTTCTACAACCGGGTCATGGGCTTCGTGAACATGGCCGAGTTCGTCGGCGACGACATCGCCACCGAGTACTCCGCCCTGATGTCCAAGGTCGTCGCCAGCGGCAACCACCGGGTGAAGTTCCCGCTCAACGAGCCGGCGATCGCCAAGAAGAAGTCGCAGATCGACGAGTACCTGGAGTTCTACACCGGCCCCGGCTGCCAGCACATGGCGCTGGCCACCAACGACATCCTCACCACGGTGGACATCCTGCGCGCCCGCGGCGTGGAGTTCCTCAACACCCCGGACTCGTACTACGACGACCCCGAGCTGCGCGAGCGCATCGGCAAGGTCCGGGTGCCGATCGAGGAGCTCAAGAAGCGCGGCATCCTGGTCGATCGTGATGAGGACGGCTACCTGCTGCAGATCTTCACCAAGCCGATCGGCGACCGCCCGACCGTGTTCTACGAGTTCATCGAGCGGCACGGTTCGCTGGGCTTCGGCAAGGGGAACTTCAAGGCGCTGTTCGAGGCCATCGAGCGCGAGCAGGACCGTCGCGGCAACCTCTGA
- a CDS encoding phosphoribosyltransferase, translating into MYFTDRIDAGRRLAAEVAHLRAADPVVVALPRGGVPVAAEVARALGAPLDICVIRKLGVPYQPELGMGAIGEGGTRVINEQIFRSTGVTEKQLAAVEKRERAELERRATRYRRGRPAVDLRGRTVVVVDDGVATGSTALAACRIVRERGASRVVLAVPVAPADWAARLGTEVDELVCPQTPSRFWAIGEFYADFSQTEDAEVVARLDEAAARTEHRSAASAHRELALQVGPVRLTGDLTVPQDATGLVLFAHGSGSSRHSPRNRYVAERLNAAGLATLLFDLLTEEEAPDRRKVFDTGLLGGRLAEATRLVREEPEGKGGLPLGYFGASTGAAAALWAATEPGTEPGAIVSRGGRPDLAGPRLAEVAAPTLLIVGGADPDVLDLNRDARSRLRCESGLQIVPGATHLFEEPGALEAVADLAALWFTRHLGQEPPRT; encoded by the coding sequence ATGTACTTCACCGACCGAATCGACGCCGGACGGCGACTCGCGGCGGAGGTGGCTCACCTGCGCGCCGCGGATCCGGTGGTGGTGGCGCTGCCGCGGGGCGGGGTCCCGGTGGCGGCGGAGGTGGCGCGGGCCCTGGGGGCGCCGCTGGACATCTGCGTGATCCGCAAGCTGGGGGTGCCGTACCAGCCGGAGCTGGGGATGGGGGCGATCGGCGAGGGCGGCACCCGGGTGATCAACGAGCAGATCTTCCGCAGCACCGGGGTGACCGAGAAGCAGCTGGCCGCCGTGGAGAAGCGCGAGCGGGCGGAGCTGGAGCGCCGGGCGACCCGGTACCGGCGGGGCCGGCCGGCGGTGGACCTGCGGGGGCGGACGGTGGTCGTGGTGGACGACGGGGTGGCGACCGGGTCGACCGCGCTGGCGGCGTGCCGGATCGTCCGGGAGCGCGGGGCGAGCCGGGTGGTGCTGGCGGTGCCGGTGGCGCCGGCGGACTGGGCGGCCCGGCTGGGCACGGAGGTGGACGAGCTGGTCTGCCCCCAGACGCCGTCGCGGTTCTGGGCGATCGGCGAGTTCTACGCGGACTTCTCGCAGACCGAGGACGCCGAGGTGGTCGCCCGCCTGGACGAGGCGGCGGCCCGGACCGAGCACCGGTCGGCCGCCTCGGCGCACCGGGAGCTGGCGCTGCAGGTCGGCCCGGTCCGGCTGACCGGCGATCTGACGGTCCCCCAGGACGCCACCGGGCTGGTGCTGTTCGCGCACGGCAGCGGCAGCAGCCGGCACAGCCCGCGCAACCGGTACGTGGCGGAGCGGCTGAACGCGGCGGGGCTGGCCACGCTGCTGTTCGACCTGCTGACCGAGGAGGAGGCGCCGGACCGGCGGAAGGTGTTCGACACCGGTCTGCTGGGCGGGCGGCTGGCCGAGGCGACCCGGCTGGTGCGCGAGGAGCCGGAGGGCAAGGGCGGACTGCCGCTGGGGTACTTCGGGGCCAGTACCGGCGCGGCGGCGGCGCTGTGGGCGGCCACCGAGCCGGGGACGGAGCCGGGCGCGATCGTCTCCCGGGGCGGGCGGCCGGACCTGGCGGGGCCGCGGCTGGCGGAGGTCGCCGCGCCGACGCTGCTGATCGTCGGCGGCGCGGACCCGGACGTGCTGGACCTCAACCGGGACGCCCGGTCCCGGCTGCGCTGCGAGAGCGGGCTGCAGATCGTCCCGGGCGCCACCCACCTGTTCGAGGAGCCGGGCGCCCTGGAGGCGGTCGCCGACCTGGCGGCGCTCTGGTTCACCCGCCACCTGGGCCAGGAGCCGCCCCGGACGTGA
- a CDS encoding iron-containing alcohol dehydrogenase, with product MATALPVEYEVRFTPRLLDPANPALAEAGSPVPGRRLLLVESTVHELYGDRVRGYLRARGVDHRIHVLPAHERLKTMESVFDVVAAMDRFGVSRRGEPVVAVGGGVLTDVVGLACSLYRRSTPFVRVPTTLIGLVDAGAPPSRGCGSRWTRPAARSRTARWPLPCWPRPRRGSAGRSPSCAGSPTGWLRQRWAARGWGGRCASWPRGPAAHGPGGKELLTDG from the coding sequence GTGGCCACCGCCCTCCCCGTCGAGTACGAGGTCCGCTTCACCCCCCGCCTGCTCGACCCCGCCAACCCCGCCCTCGCCGAGGCCGGCTCCCCCGTCCCCGGCCGCCGCCTCCTCCTCGTCGAGTCCACCGTGCACGAGCTGTACGGCGATCGCGTCCGCGGCTACCTCCGCGCCCGCGGCGTCGACCACCGGATCCACGTGCTGCCCGCCCACGAACGGCTGAAGACCATGGAGTCGGTGTTCGACGTGGTCGCCGCGATGGACCGCTTCGGCGTCTCCCGCCGCGGCGAGCCGGTGGTCGCCGTCGGCGGCGGGGTGCTGACCGACGTGGTGGGCCTGGCGTGCAGCCTGTACCGCCGCTCCACCCCGTTCGTCCGCGTCCCGACGACGCTGATCGGTCTGGTCGACGCCGGTGCCCCGCCCTCTCGGGGCTGCGGCTCCAGGTGGACGCGGCCCGCAGCGCGCTCGCGGACGGCTCGGTGGCCGCTCCCGTGCTGGCCGCGGCCTCGGAGGGGATCGGCGGGGCGATCACCGAGCTGCGCCGGATCACCGACGGGCTGGCTCCGGCAGCGCTGGGCAGCGAGGGGCTGGGGCGGGCGCTGCGCCAGCTGGCCGAGGGGACCCGCAGCTCACGGCCCTGGCGGGAAAGAACTCTTGACGGATGGTTGA
- a CDS encoding M28 family metallopeptidase codes for MRRSRARRSAPLLAAIAVATAAALVAPATAGAQPAPAAAPAASTAAPDIPVANVKAHLAQLQSIATANGGNRAHGRAGYKASIDYVKAKLDAAGFTTSLKTFSYNGSTGYNLIADWPGGDATHVIMAGSHLDSVTGGPGINDNGSGSAGILEVALAVSRAGLQPTKHLRFGWWGAEEYGMVGSKNYVNSLSAADRSSIEAYLNFDMIGSPNPGYFVYDDDTKLDNLFKDYFSGLGVATEPETEGDGRSDHAPFKNAGIPVGGLFSGADYTKTSAQAAKWGGTAGQAFDRCYHSSCDTSANINDTALDRMSDAIAHAIWTLGTETAPPPGKVFENTADVNIPDRGAAVESPITVSGVTGNAPATLQVGVDVKHTWRGDLVIDLVAPDGSTYRLKNSSSGDSADNVITTYSVNASNEVANGTWKLRVQDVASADTGYIDSWKLTF; via the coding sequence GTGCGGCGATCCCGCGCGCGCCGATCCGCTCCGCTCCTCGCGGCGATAGCCGTCGCCACCGCCGCCGCCCTGGTGGCGCCCGCCACCGCCGGCGCCCAGCCCGCCCCTGCCGCCGCCCCTGCGGCCTCCACCGCCGCCCCGGACATCCCGGTGGCCAACGTCAAGGCGCACCTGGCCCAGCTGCAGTCCATCGCCACCGCCAACGGCGGCAACCGGGCGCACGGCCGGGCCGGCTACAAGGCCTCGATCGACTACGTGAAGGCCAAGCTGGACGCCGCCGGGTTCACCACCTCGCTGAAGACCTTCAGCTACAACGGCTCCACCGGCTACAACCTGATCGCCGACTGGCCGGGCGGCGACGCCACCCACGTGATCATGGCCGGCTCGCACCTGGACTCGGTCACCGGCGGCCCCGGCATCAACGACAACGGCTCCGGCTCGGCCGGCATCCTGGAGGTGGCGCTGGCCGTCTCACGGGCCGGCCTGCAGCCCACCAAGCACCTGCGGTTCGGCTGGTGGGGCGCCGAGGAGTACGGCATGGTCGGCTCCAAGAACTACGTCAACAGCCTGTCCGCCGCCGACCGTTCGAGCATCGAGGCGTACCTCAACTTCGACATGATCGGCTCGCCGAACCCCGGCTACTTCGTCTACGACGACGACACCAAGCTGGACAACCTGTTCAAGGACTACTTCTCCGGCCTGGGCGTGGCCACCGAGCCCGAGACCGAGGGCGACGGCCGGTCCGACCACGCGCCGTTCAAGAACGCGGGCATCCCGGTCGGCGGCCTGTTCAGCGGCGCCGACTACACCAAGACCAGTGCTCAGGCGGCGAAGTGGGGCGGTACGGCCGGTCAGGCCTTCGACCGCTGCTACCACTCCTCCTGCGACACCTCGGCGAACATCAACGACACCGCCCTGGACCGGATGAGCGACGCCATCGCGCACGCGATCTGGACCCTCGGCACCGAGACCGCCCCGCCGCCCGGCAAGGTCTTCGAGAACACCGCCGACGTGAACATCCCGGACCGCGGCGCGGCCGTGGAGTCCCCGATCACCGTCAGCGGCGTCACCGGGAACGCCCCCGCCACCCTCCAGGTCGGCGTGGACGTCAAGCACACCTGGCGCGGGGACCTGGTGATCGACCTGGTCGCCCCGGACGGCAGCACCTACCGGCTGAAGAACTCCAGCTCGGGCGACTCGGCCGACAACGTCATCACCACGTACTCCGTGAACGCCTCCAACGAGGTCGCGAACGGCACCTGGAAGCTCCGGGTCCAGGACGTGGCGAGCGCCGACACCGGCTACATCGACAGCTGGAAACTGACTTTCTGA
- a CDS encoding acyl-CoA dehydrogenase family protein, producing the protein MMLFNPRTYDPAQFDEPTRRLLRATVDWFESRGKKALIDTYIDRTWYADFLEFAAKEGLFAEFLTPASADGSKRWDTARIAELNEILGFYGLGYWYTWQVTILGLGPVWQSENEAVRARAAQLLSEGHVMAFGLSERSHGADIYSTDMILTPDGEGGFTATGPKYYIGNGNVAGLVSVFGRRSDVEGPEGYVFFAADSRHEAYHLVKNVVNAQMYVSEFRLEDYPVRAEDVLHTGKAAFDAALNTVNVGKFNLCTASVGICEHAMYEAVTHAHNRVLYGKKVTDFPHVRRELTDAYARLVAMKLFSDRAVDYFRTASPEDRRYLLFNPMTKMKVTTEGEKVIDLMWDVIAAKGFEADTYFDKAAKDIRGLPKLEGTVHVNLALILKFMANYLFNPAEYAPVPTRLDAADDEFLFRQGPARGLGAIRFHDWRTAYDAHAHIPNVARFREQADGFAKLLLTDAPTEAQQADLDFLLEIGQLFALIVYGQLVLEQAELTGLTASDEGGDVLDQVFDALVRDFSAHATELHGKASTSESQAAWALAHVRRPVADAERAGRVWATVESLAGAYEMQP; encoded by the coding sequence ATGATGCTGTTCAACCCGCGCACCTACGACCCCGCGCAGTTCGACGAGCCCACCCGGCGCCTGCTGCGCGCCACCGTGGACTGGTTCGAGTCGCGCGGCAAGAAGGCGCTGATCGACACCTACATCGACCGCACCTGGTACGCGGACTTCCTGGAGTTCGCCGCCAAGGAGGGCCTGTTCGCGGAGTTCCTGACCCCGGCCTCGGCCGACGGCTCCAAGCGCTGGGACACCGCCCGGATCGCCGAGCTCAACGAGATCCTCGGCTTCTACGGCCTGGGCTACTGGTACACCTGGCAGGTCACCATCCTGGGCCTCGGCCCGGTGTGGCAGAGCGAGAACGAGGCCGTCCGCGCGCGGGCCGCGCAGCTGCTGAGCGAGGGCCACGTGATGGCCTTCGGCCTGTCCGAGCGCAGCCACGGCGCCGACATCTACTCCACCGACATGATCCTCACCCCGGACGGCGAGGGCGGCTTCACCGCCACCGGCCCCAAGTACTACATCGGCAACGGCAACGTGGCCGGCCTGGTCTCGGTGTTCGGCCGCCGCTCGGACGTCGAGGGCCCGGAGGGCTACGTCTTCTTCGCGGCCGACAGCCGCCACGAGGCGTACCACCTGGTCAAGAACGTGGTGAACGCGCAGATGTACGTCAGCGAGTTCCGCCTTGAGGACTACCCGGTGCGCGCCGAGGACGTGCTGCACACCGGCAAGGCCGCCTTCGACGCCGCGCTGAACACCGTCAACGTCGGCAAGTTCAACCTGTGCACCGCCTCGGTCGGCATCTGCGAGCACGCGATGTACGAGGCCGTCACCCACGCCCACAACCGGGTGCTGTACGGGAAGAAGGTCACCGACTTCCCGCACGTGCGCCGGGAGCTGACCGACGCCTACGCCCGCCTGGTGGCGATGAAGCTGTTCAGCGACCGCGCGGTGGACTACTTCCGCACCGCCTCCCCGGAGGACCGGCGCTACCTGCTCTTCAACCCGATGACCAAGATGAAGGTCACCACCGAGGGCGAGAAGGTCATCGACCTGATGTGGGACGTCATCGCGGCCAAGGGCTTCGAGGCGGACACCTACTTCGACAAGGCCGCCAAGGACATCCGCGGCCTGCCGAAGCTGGAGGGCACGGTCCACGTCAACCTGGCGCTGATCCTCAAGTTCATGGCCAACTACCTGTTCAACCCGGCCGAGTACGCGCCGGTGCCGACCCGCCTGGACGCGGCCGACGACGAGTTCCTGTTCCGTCAGGGCCCGGCCCGCGGCCTCGGCGCGATCCGCTTCCACGACTGGCGCACCGCGTACGACGCGCACGCGCACATCCCGAACGTGGCCCGGTTCCGCGAGCAGGCCGACGGCTTCGCGAAGCTGCTGCTCACCGACGCGCCGACCGAGGCGCAGCAGGCCGACCTGGACTTCCTGCTGGAGATCGGCCAGCTGTTCGCGCTGATCGTCTACGGCCAGCTGGTGCTGGAGCAGGCCGAGCTGACCGGCCTGACCGCGTCGGACGAGGGCGGCGACGTGCTGGACCAGGTCTTCGACGCCCTGGTCCGGGACTTCTCCGCGCACGCCACCGAGCTGCACGGCAAGGCGTCCACCAGCGAGAGCCAGGCCGCCTGGGCGCTGGCGCACGTCCGCCGCCCGGTGGCCGACGCCGAGCGCGCGGGCCGGGTCTGGGCGACGGTCGAGTCGCTGGCCGGCGCGTACGAGATGCAGCCGTAA
- a CDS encoding PadR family transcriptional regulator, whose translation MALEHAILVSLMEQPGSGYELARRFDRSIGRFWTATHQQIYRVLRRMEADGWIAVELIAQDGRPDKKVYSAAEPGRRALSAWLREPVEPETVRHELAVKIRAAAFDDPAALVSEVERHREQHAALLARYLAGERRDFPDPAALDAREQLQHVVLRGGIEYERMTLAWLDDVLATLHRLANRPSNPGTS comes from the coding sequence ATGGCACTGGAGCACGCGATCCTGGTCTCGCTGATGGAGCAGCCCGGCTCAGGGTACGAGCTGGCCCGCCGCTTCGACCGGTCGATCGGCCGCTTCTGGACCGCCACCCACCAGCAGATCTACCGGGTGCTGCGGCGGATGGAGGCGGACGGCTGGATCGCCGTGGAGCTGATCGCCCAGGACGGCCGGCCCGACAAGAAGGTCTACTCCGCCGCCGAACCCGGCCGGCGGGCGCTGTCCGCCTGGCTGCGCGAGCCGGTGGAACCGGAGACCGTCCGGCACGAGCTGGCCGTGAAGATCCGGGCGGCGGCCTTCGACGACCCGGCCGCGCTGGTCTCCGAGGTCGAGCGGCACCGGGAGCAGCACGCGGCCCTGCTCGCCCGCTACCTCGCCGGCGAGCGGCGCGACTTCCCGGACCCGGCCGCGCTCGACGCCCGCGAGCAGCTCCAGCACGTGGTGCTGCGCGGCGGCATCGAGTACGAGCGGATGACCCTCGCCTGGCTGGACGACGTGCTCGCCACCCTGCACCGCCTCGCCAACCGACCCTCGAACCCAGGGACTTCATGA
- a CDS encoding DNA glycosylase AlkZ-like family protein: protein MIDDALLRRWRMHSHFGDATGAGGPAGVARRSAGLQAQDAAALRRALLVRGVDDQGEPQRAYRAGEVVTGWLMRGTLHLVPAGDVRWLLGLFGERNLAGGARRRRELGLTEEVLAAAVGLLPELLAAGPLDRAELVRLLRARGVAVDPDGQAPAHLLGYAAARGLLCRGADLSPGRPGYRPLPPGRELAGDEALAELARWHAGAFGPVGPEDLAVWSGLGLTAARRAFAAAGLAEAAPGLFTLPGAEPPPPGPPLERLLGRYDTFLLGYRDRDLMLERRHAKRINAGGGVIRPALVRDGRILGTWRVEGGSEVPELWM from the coding sequence GTGATCGATGACGCGCTGCTGCGGCGCTGGCGGATGCACAGCCACTTCGGGGACGCCACCGGGGCGGGCGGCCCGGCCGGGGTGGCCCGGCGGTCGGCCGGACTGCAGGCCCAGGACGCGGCGGCGCTGCGGCGGGCGCTGCTGGTGCGCGGGGTCGACGACCAAGGCGAACCGCAGCGGGCGTACCGGGCCGGGGAGGTGGTCACCGGCTGGCTGATGCGGGGGACCCTGCACCTGGTGCCGGCCGGGGACGTCCGCTGGCTGCTCGGGCTGTTCGGCGAGCGCAACCTGGCGGGCGGGGCCCGGCGCCGCCGCGAGCTCGGGCTGACCGAGGAGGTGCTGGCCGCCGCGGTCGGGCTGCTGCCGGAGCTGCTCGCCGCCGGGCCGCTCGACCGGGCGGAGCTGGTCCGGCTGCTGCGGGCGCGCGGGGTGGCGGTGGACCCGGACGGGCAGGCGCCGGCCCATCTGCTGGGGTACGCGGCGGCCCGAGGACTGCTCTGCCGGGGTGCGGACCTCTCCCCGGGCCGGCCCGGCTACCGTCCGCTGCCCCCGGGCCGGGAGCTCGCCGGGGACGAGGCGCTGGCCGAGCTGGCCCGGTGGCACGCGGGCGCCTTCGGCCCGGTCGGCCCCGAGGACCTCGCGGTCTGGTCGGGCCTCGGCCTGACCGCGGCCCGGCGGGCCTTCGCGGCGGCCGGCCTGGCCGAGGCCGCCCCGGGCCTGTTCACCCTGCCGGGCGCCGAACCCCCGCCACCGGGCCCGCCGCTGGAGCGGCTGCTCGGCCGGTACGACACCTTCCTGCTGGGCTACCGGGACCGCGACCTGATGCTGGAGCGGCGCCACGCGAAGCGGATCAACGCGGGCGGCGGGGTGATCCGTCCGGCGCTGGTCCGGGACGGCCGGATCCTCGGCACCTGGCGGGTGGAGGGCGGCTCGGAGGTCCCCGAGCTGTGGATGTAA
- a CDS encoding SPW repeat domain-containing protein has product MSRLEEVVPVSTQLPTGMEHHPDILALREHAERATSTTLGQGVEALGVCCGLFLAISPWVVGYAGLLGVFGSGVVVSNLILGLGYAWLMSGYGAFERTHARAYASLAIGVWTILAPWFTVGDEAIRRVIWTNLVVGGLMTCAALAAIGLAMSGTGGMMRRRGGG; this is encoded by the coding sequence ATGTCCCGACTGGAGGAGGTGGTCCCGGTGTCGACCCAGCTACCGACTGGGATGGAACACCATCCGGACATCCTGGCACTGCGTGAGCACGCGGAGCGTGCGACGTCGACCACGCTTGGGCAGGGCGTCGAGGCACTCGGCGTCTGCTGCGGCCTGTTCCTGGCGATCTCTCCCTGGGTGGTCGGCTACGCCGGCCTGCTCGGCGTGTTCGGCAGCGGCGTGGTCGTGAGCAACCTGATCCTGGGCCTGGGGTACGCCTGGCTGATGTCGGGCTACGGTGCGTTCGAGCGCACCCACGCCCGCGCGTACGCCTCGCTGGCGATCGGCGTCTGGACGATCCTCGCACCGTGGTTCACCGTGGGCGACGAGGCGATCCGGCGGGTGATCTGGACCAACCTGGTGGTCGGCGGCCTGATGACCTGCGCGGCACTGGCAGCGATCGGGCTCGCCATGTCCGGCACCGGCGGCATGATGCGCCGCCGTGGCGGCGGGTGA